In the Synechococcus sp. UW179A genome, one interval contains:
- the rpsB gene encoding 30S ribosomal protein S2 — protein sequence MAVVTLAEMMEAGAHFGHQTRRWNPKMSRYIYCARNGVHIIDLVQTAVCMNNAYKWTRTAARSGKRFLFVGTKKQASEVVAHEAARCGASYVNQRWLGGMLTNWTTMKARIDRLKDLERMESSGAIAMRPKKEAAVLRRELDRLQKYLGGLKNMRRLPDVVVLVDQRRETNAVLEARKLDIPLVSMLDTNCDPDLCEVPIPCNDDAVRSVQLVLSRLADAINEGRHGSNEQRGADNQG from the coding sequence ATGGCTGTCGTCACTCTTGCCGAGATGATGGAAGCTGGTGCCCATTTCGGTCACCAGACCCGTCGCTGGAACCCCAAAATGTCGCGCTACATCTATTGCGCGCGCAACGGAGTTCACATTATTGACCTTGTGCAGACCGCTGTCTGCATGAACAACGCCTACAAATGGACACGGACTGCAGCCAGAAGCGGCAAGCGTTTCCTCTTTGTTGGCACTAAAAAGCAGGCGTCCGAGGTTGTGGCTCATGAGGCTGCACGTTGTGGTGCTTCCTATGTGAACCAACGTTGGCTGGGTGGAATGCTCACCAACTGGACCACGATGAAAGCCCGGATAGATCGTCTCAAGGATCTGGAGCGGATGGAGTCCAGCGGAGCGATTGCCATGCGCCCCAAGAAGGAAGCAGCTGTGCTTCGCCGGGAGCTTGATCGTCTTCAGAAGTACCTCGGTGGTCTGAAGAACATGCGCCGACTCCCTGATGTGGTGGTCCTGGTGGACCAGCGCCGCGAGACCAATGCTGTGCTCGAGGCCCGCAAGCTTGATATTCCCCTGGTGTCGATGCTTGATACCAACTGCGACCCCGATCTCTGCGAGGTGCCAATCCCTTGCAATGACGATGCTGTGCGTTCAGTGCAGCTGGTGCTGAGCCGCCTCGCTGATGCGATCAATGAAGGTCGTCATGGCTCCAACGAGCAGCGTGGCGCCGACAACCAAGGTTGA
- a CDS encoding glycosyltransferase family 2 protein → MFISVVIPTYNRRDILEKCLRSLHSQHDCSEIDDYEVVVVDDGSTDGTPDWLRSSAATFPKVHLVEQSHGGPAEGRNRGVAHSRGDVIVFIDSDLVVTPTFLASHARALARQWQRSGNQLCFTYGAVINTADFENPTGERHKLRDLSWAYFATGNVAIDRGVLERSGLFDTGFRLYGWEDLELGERLRQMGVQLVRCPEAVGYHWHPAFRLAQIPDLIRVERERARMGLVFYRKHPSRRVRMIIQFTWMHRLLWGLLTLGGLLNERTLRPLLAWLIHLGQPSLALELLRLPLNRIGVEALYREARQAGLS, encoded by the coding sequence ATGTTCATCAGCGTCGTCATTCCCACCTACAACCGACGCGACATCCTTGAGAAGTGTCTGCGTTCTCTGCATAGTCAGCACGACTGTTCCGAGATTGATGATTACGAAGTGGTGGTGGTGGATGACGGATCCACCGATGGCACGCCCGACTGGCTTCGATCCTCTGCAGCGACTTTTCCCAAGGTCCACTTGGTTGAGCAAAGTCATGGGGGGCCTGCAGAAGGGCGCAACCGTGGTGTTGCCCACTCCCGCGGCGACGTGATTGTGTTCATCGACAGTGATCTGGTCGTGACGCCGACATTCCTGGCCAGTCATGCGCGAGCGCTGGCCAGGCAATGGCAGCGGTCCGGCAATCAACTCTGTTTCACCTATGGCGCGGTGATCAATACCGCTGATTTCGAGAATCCCACTGGAGAGCGTCACAAGTTGCGTGATCTTTCCTGGGCTTATTTCGCAACCGGAAATGTTGCGATCGATCGAGGGGTGCTGGAACGGTCTGGCCTGTTCGACACGGGATTCAGGTTGTATGGCTGGGAGGACCTCGAACTAGGTGAGCGGTTACGCCAGATGGGAGTGCAGCTTGTGCGCTGTCCTGAAGCTGTCGGCTATCACTGGCATCCTGCGTTTCGCCTTGCGCAGATCCCTGACCTGATCAGGGTCGAACGCGAGCGCGCCCGCATGGGGCTCGTGTTCTATAGAAAGCATCCAAGTCGCCGGGTGCGAATGATCATCCAGTTCACTTGGATGCATCGGCTGCTGTGGGGGCTGCTGACCTTGGGGGGATTGCTCAACGAACGCACTCTGCGGCCCTTGCTGGCCTGGTTGATCCACCTGGGTCAACCATCGCTGGCACTCGAGCTGCTGAGACTTCCGCTCAACCGCATCGGCGTCGAGGCTCTGTATCGAGAAGCGCGGCAGGCAGGGCTGTCCTGA